DNA from Roseimicrobium sp. ORNL1:
AATGCCGCGCTGCAGGCCATCCATTACCTTGGACGTGGTGAGAAGGAGAAGGCAGATGCCGCAGCCTGTGCTGCCATCGCGGGTGTGTTCGACATCCTCGACATCAAGGGTGAGGTTGTCATCGGCGAAGGCATCAAGGACGAAGCCCCTGGCATCTTCATCGGGGAACAGCTTGGTACCTGGCGTGATGGCACGCCCCGGTTCGACATCGCCCTGGATCCCATCGACGGCACTTCAAATATCGCGAAGGGCATGCCCAACAGCATCTCCGTCATCGCAGCCGCGCAAATTCCCGTGGGATCGCCGCATGCCATGCGCGACCTGCCGAGTTTTTACAGCCACAAGATCGCCTTTGGCCCGGCGGTGAAGCAGCTGCTGAACGGCAGCGGTCGCAATCTGCTCGACATGCCCATGGGCGAGACGTTGCAATTCATTGCCGATGCCTTGGGCAAGCGGGTGGGGGAGCTGGTGGTTTGCACCATGGACCGTCCACGCCACGACACCATCATCAAGCAAGTGCGTGAAGTAGGCGCGGCCCTGCGCATGATTTCGGATGGGGATATCACCGCCGCAGTGGCTCCCTCCATGCCCGGCTCGGGCGTTGATGTGTACATCGGCATGGGTGGCTCACCCGAGGGTGTGCTGGCCGCTGCCGCGTTGAAGTGCCTGGGCGGTGACATGCAACTCCGCATGTGGTTCGACAAGAGCCGCCATGAGTCCCACTACAACGAGGTATGTGCGAGCCTCTCCAAGGACGAACTCGAGCGCGTGTATCAGGTCGATGACCTTGTGATTGGAGAGAGCGCCCTGTTCTGCGCCACCGGCATCAGCGACAGTCCGCTGGTGCCTGGGGTGAAGATTACCGGTCATCGTGCGGAGACACATTCCGTCCTCATGCGTGCCCGCAGCGGTACTGTGCGCCACATCACGGCGACCCACAATCTGGACCGGAAGTTCATCCCGATGCGCCCGAGCTTTGCGAAGCTGATGTAACATCGGGAAGAGCGTTCGAAGGTGAAGCGCCGGGCATTTCAAAGGAGCGCGGACACTCTTGTCCGCTATCCCTGACGTACGGACGTCTTTCATCTGGCAGGCAAGGCCGCATGCCACCAGCTGCTCCAGATGCATCACCAGTAAGTTTCCGCGTGA
Protein-coding regions in this window:
- the glpX gene encoding class II fructose-bisphosphatase; the encoded protein is MSDSLPPLRSPLDLERVLEFEFVRATENAALQAIHYLGRGEKEKADAAACAAIAGVFDILDIKGEVVIGEGIKDEAPGIFIGEQLGTWRDGTPRFDIALDPIDGTSNIAKGMPNSISVIAAAQIPVGSPHAMRDLPSFYSHKIAFGPAVKQLLNGSGRNLLDMPMGETLQFIADALGKRVGELVVCTMDRPRHDTIIKQVREVGAALRMISDGDITAAVAPSMPGSGVDVYIGMGGSPEGVLAAAALKCLGGDMQLRMWFDKSRHESHYNEVCASLSKDELERVYQVDDLVIGESALFCATGISDSPLVPGVKITGHRAETHSVLMRARSGTVRHITATHNLDRKFIPMRPSFAKLM